A region of uncultured Carboxylicivirga sp. DNA encodes the following proteins:
- a CDS encoding 2-hydroxyacid dehydrogenase, which translates to MAVFSSRKWVVDSFNELNSKYQYELTYYEARLYNNTIPLTKGFDAVCVFVNDTVDEEIIKGLKANGVKQIALRCAGFNNVDIEAAQQHGINVVRVPAYSPYAIAEHSLGLILSLNRKFHRAYTRVRDGNFALDGLLGFDLHGKTVGVIGTGKIGEIFINLVKGFGCKILAYDKFPNEKLQKAGLEYVELHDIYKQSDVISLHCPLTYETFHMINEYAIAAMKTGVMIINTSRGPLIDTEAVIDGLKKGKVGYLGLDVYEEEEELFFEDHSETVIQDDKFVRLQTFPNVLITAHQAFFTKEAVMNIAETTFENVKTFLKDGKTANDVIPKAASK; encoded by the coding sequence ATGGCAGTATTCAGCAGCCGCAAATGGGTTGTTGATTCATTTAATGAGCTAAATTCTAAATACCAATACGAATTAACCTATTACGAAGCCCGACTTTATAATAATACCATTCCATTAACCAAAGGCTTTGATGCTGTTTGTGTATTTGTAAATGATACGGTTGATGAAGAAATAATTAAAGGTTTAAAAGCCAATGGCGTTAAACAGATTGCTTTGCGTTGTGCCGGCTTTAACAATGTGGATATAGAAGCAGCACAGCAACATGGCATAAACGTGGTTAGAGTTCCTGCATACTCGCCGTATGCCATTGCTGAACATTCTTTAGGGTTGATTTTAAGTCTGAATCGTAAATTCCACAGAGCATACACACGTGTTCGAGATGGTAATTTTGCATTGGACGGACTGCTTGGTTTTGATTTGCATGGGAAAACAGTTGGTGTTATCGGTACCGGTAAAATTGGCGAGATATTTATCAATTTGGTAAAAGGATTCGGTTGCAAAATATTGGCTTACGATAAGTTTCCAAACGAAAAGCTGCAAAAAGCAGGACTTGAATATGTAGAATTACATGATATTTATAAACAAAGTGATGTTATTTCATTACACTGTCCATTGACTTATGAGACTTTTCATATGATTAATGAATATGCCATTGCAGCCATGAAAACCGGAGTAATGATTATTAATACCAGTCGTGGTCCTTTAATTGATACAGAAGCTGTTATTGATGGTTTAAAAAAGGGGAAAGTTGGGTATCTGGGCCTTGACGTTTACGAAGAGGAAGAAGAATTATTTTTTGAAGATCATTCTGAAACAGTGATACAGGACGATAAATTTGTAAGATTACAGACTTTTCCAAATGTATTGATTACCGCCCACCAGGCTTTTTTCACCAAAGAAGCAGTGATGAATATTGCCGAAACAACTTTTGAAAACGTTAAAACATTTTTGAAAGATGGGAAAACTGCCAATGATGTTATTCCTAAGGCAGCATCCAAATAA